From Manihot esculenta cultivar AM560-2 chromosome 18, M.esculenta_v8, whole genome shotgun sequence:
TTGTGGTGATTTctagaaaattattttctttcttgggtaatttacgatttaatccttgggtattaccattattaacaagtcaatccctgtatttttaaaaacctattaaaacgtccttatattttctctccgtcaacgaaatagtccttctacctatttttgccgttaaaaatatagtaaaagactatattaccccccattatttttctccttctcctcctcctttcttttcttcttcatcaattcttcttctgcttcttctgcttcttcttcttctccttcttcttctgcttcttcttcttctccttcttcttctgcttcttcttcttcttcttctccttcttcttcttcttctccttcttctccttcttctccttcttcttcttcttctccttcttctcctaggaggacgaaagaaaagacagggactatttcgttgacaaaaagaaaagataaggacgttttaataaatctgagaaaagatagggactatttagttgacataaaaaaacgataaggacgttttaatagatatgaaaaaagataaaaatattttaatagatttttgaaaatataagaactaacttgttaataattgtaatatacaagaactaaataaatggttttatttgagggtagaattggattttaaaaattttctcaatcctcctttatctaattttaacggaaaataggacggaaggactatttcgttgacggaaataaaacataaggacgttttaataggtttctaaaaatacagggattgacttgttaataatggtaatatccaGTGACTAAATCATAAATTACCCTTCTTTCTTCTGTGATTAATTCTCTGGCTagaattttatcatatttttcacTACAAACTTTTATGTGATAATGTGAGCGAGTTCAATTCtctattttcttcatttttctttttatatctcttattttttattttttagcgaCGTATTCTCATCATGCAGGACCGTAAGTATAAACATTTTCTTTTCTCCATTATTCGACGgactatttaattcttttctGCATCTGAATAGACCAAATTTTGACATTTTGAATTTTGACAGAGTTAAGTCAGACCTATTAACTTAAGGTCTAGGCCGTGTTCATGAAAGTAAATCAACATATTGGATTGTTACGAGACTGTGACCTTCTCCTCTCTTATAAGCTTAGTAAGGACCGAGATCTCTGAAATCCAACTGTTATGACTGTGGCCACATTTCTATtaatctaataaaattaaaagtatactTAGTAATTGATAAAGGAGTTTACATATAAGTTCtccaaaatttttttcttcattataTAGATAAATACTCAACAAAACAAATCTTACATTTATGATCATACACGCAAAAATTTTCTTGGGAACACAACTGCTCACCATTAGCATCACACATATGCTCATATATACTAGCACCACTGCAAGCTAATTCTATTATATGACCTATAATTGCTACTCGAATGATCCACTAAATACAAATTTTAAGCATTTCAAGTAGAAAACTCTGTTTTGAAGTCTTTTCTAACTTCTCACATCATTTTTTGAATCGACACCGAATGTGATATCAGACATTCGTTTTATTACTCTACTCAATACTCACGCTATAAGTATATCAATAGAATTTGTTTATGCATATAAATaagctaaaaaaataaaaaataaaaaactcatGAGTTAAGTGACAATCACTGTAGGAGCTGCAGAGAAGTGGAAGCAAGACTGATGAGCTTGACTAGATGAGAGTAGAGAGAATTGATTACTTGAAGAATCATGAATGGATTCTTCTCCTTTTGTGGAAGAATTTGACCATTTCATTTGCATGAAGCTTCTCTTTCTCCATGGACCCATATGGATTTTTTTCTCCTTCATTGATCTCTTGGCTGAGTCACAGAGAATACCAACTATGGCATTTAGGTAGTCAGCTTTGCCTATGTAATATTTTGGTAAATGGTCTACAAGTTTTTGGTATTCTTCACATGCTTTTGCTATCTCAAATTGTTCCTTGAATTCCAATTCTATTAGGTAtgggttttgcttcttttttctatttgtgCTCACAACTACTTCAATATACTCATGTTTCcctacaattttaaaaaaaaaaaggaaaagaaattatGGGAAAATAAGAAAtggattaaaaagaaaaaagaaaataaaaagtagtTACCTCCAGGGAATTTTTTAGTGTCGTTCCACTTGGAAGTACAGAGAGAAGCATTGAATCCTCTTTGGCAGAGCAAATGAACAACAGTTTGTCTGAAACAGTTGATGGGTTCAAGGTTCTTGCAAGAATCTCTCTCTTTTATGCCCATCTCTATTATTCTGCTTATCTCTTGCCTCACCTTTGATCCTGTCATGCTGTAACGTTCCAAAACTTCCTGCAAAGAATACACTCATTTCTCAACATTTGATTTACTTTTATGTGTATTTTgaatttacaaaaattaaaaaaaataatggcaTATGAAAAAATCTTACGTGTAGATTTAAGATTAGGAGTAAACATTCGGttagttcgatttaaaatcaaaatgaattgaataaattgaaaattaaaattttaatatttataaaatcaaaccgaatttgatgttaattaaaaatcaaatcgaatcgaattaatctgattcgattcgatttaattctatttgattgatttcagtttttaataaatttttttatttttttcactttatttttaatattttaaaatttaattaaaatattttaattttaatataatataatttctcatatattattaaaaataatatattattattactaattaatttaatttaatttaatttttttaatttttttattaaaattaaattaaattaaaataattaaaatttttaaaattaaaaattaaattaaattaaattaaaataaataaaaaattaaatgaaaattttaaattaattcaattctaatattttttttaattaaaatgaaatactGCTGATAAAACATATTTGTATTGTATCAGAATCTCCAGACTGTTCGATTCCTCTCTCTCCCTCAccctttaaaaaaaatctactgTTTAGGATCACATGTACACGTGGCAGAACGATAACCAATACTATTAAGCTTGGCTATAAAAGGTATTGCCAGTATTTAGCACTCGTAAATAAttaccaagaaaaaaaaaaaaaatctactttCCATTTCTTTATATTGTTTGTTTATTCATAAATGAATTTCAATCTAAATTGTGAAAAAAATAAGGTTCACATCTACAGAacaaaaaaacaataaaaatctttattttttttaaaaaaattatagtatttaatTCAGATGTCCCACAAGGAaaggatattttttttattaataattaaaaatttttactttattattaaaaaatttcattcttcatcccattaattaaaaaaaaattaaagattaagaaaaattcataaatgaTCATGTTATcaatattatttcttttaagaAAGGATTGGAATTGATTTCTTTTGGgaaaaaaaacaagaatttAAACTAAAACTAATAATTCAAGGccagaatattttttttttaaataaaaaaaaaagaaagaaagagaaagagaaatttaataatgaacCTGAAGCAAGGCCTCCTGTGATTCCCAGAAGATGGTCCTTTCCATGGAGTTGTGCACATGGGTATTATGATGATCAAAAAATGAATCATGATCATCATGACCATCATGATTATCATAATCAAAAGCATGAAGAGAAGGATCAGCATCATCAAAAAATTGATCAAGAAACACAGAAACTCTCTCTTCAAGGCTATCATCTATGCTTCTACTATAGCCATAACCAAGAAGAGCCTTCTCCTTCTCTTCAACAAGATTGTTAATAcccatctctctctttctccctCTCTTTCTCTCCTTTGATTTCTCTCAAGGAAGGAAAGAGATATTGATGGGAAGGTtggagaaagaaagaaacaatGGATGAAGATGAAGAAAAGGCTCTCACAAGACAATGTGCATGAGGTCCCCAATATTTATAGCCTTAATTATTTTCCAcatcactattttttttttctttaaatcagccaattgaaaaaaaaaaattaaacatttacgtttataattaaaatttctgaatatgaatgatttgattttttttaatttttaattaaaattaaaaattcgatAAGCAAATATTTGCTGGGCTACTTTAACTCTTATTAGCTAATATatcattttgtattttaatttaaatatttaaattttaaataaattaatttaatgtttatattcTGATGTAATtttgatcaatttttaaaattaaaattaaaaataaataatataattattaaatatataatttaattttttaataattttattttataatagtaattatgaatattttactgtaaatatattatttaaattaaaatagctgtttaaataaaagtaatatattattataaaatttcataattattgatgcaaaataaaatttatataccaTTAAAGGTGTAGACTTAATTACTAACACATTAGAATTAAATATgtcatttaattataattaaatatgagttaatattatttttatatataaaattaatttatatttaaaaataataaaatattacatttaacattttatataaactcttatattttaatttttaaaaattaaataaatataaatattaggtcaattaattcaaaatttaaatgtttaaattaaaatacaagataatgtaaatgttgattttttttataattaatttatataaaataataataataatatacgtGATGTGATATGCCAATTAGACTATCAAATTGCTTTATAgactatcaaaatttaaaaatttgtaaattaattaaaattttaataaaatgtaaaagttaagtcaattaaattaaaattaaaaaatttgaattaaaatacaaataaatatatgagcctttttaaatcaattggactataataaaaaataagagatgaattttttaattttaaaaaatataatggaataaattgtaattttcattaaatcaaatttattattaatttttcaaatccaATTTCAGCCTTTGTTTTTGATTTCATCCAATTTCAAAAGTTTGCAGTTTATCATACAAGATTAAACCAtttgtttataattataaaaaacgtGTAAATATTTGGATTTTATTGTCAATGTGATCTATTGAATagacaaattaaaaattaacgtATAAATATATCACAAGAAGAATATGGTAAAAATGTGAATCATATGCTGAGTCGGCTATCAAAGTGATTTGAGTTTTCTGTTTTTGCCCATAAAAGATTGCCGTTTCAATTTTTAGATCATGCGAATGGCTCCCTCTAGAGCTTTTATAGCTAGCCACTTGGTATGATTAACTCCCTCTAGAGCTTTATAGCTAGCCACTTGGTATGATCATGCTAACCATTTGGAAGCATTGCTGTTATAGGAGATTTTAGTAGCACTCGAGCCATTGTCCTTTCTGTTCATGATTTGGAGATATAACTTATGCGCATGTAAGCCTTCGTCTTACTGTCATTGTGCGTGGGCATTTGgtcagttcgatttaaaatcgaaccgaattgaataaatagaaaatctaaatttgagtatttataaaaactgaacctaattgattttagttaaaaattgaatcgaatcgaatcgatctgattcagttcgattcggttcagtttgatcagttttgattttgaataaattttttattttttacactttatttttagtattttaaaatttaattaaaatattttaattttaatatgatttaatttctctatattattgaaaataacatattattatcactaatcggttcggttttatttttttatttttttatgatcaaaatcgaactaaatcgaaataatcgaaatttctgaaattaaaaactaaaccgaactgaattgaataaaaaaccaaaccgaattttcaaattaattcggtttgatcgattttttcaatttaaaccaaATACTACTCACCCTAAAGCCCCTAAACCCCTAACTGTCATCTATGTCTCTTTGGTTTCGTTCTGCTTTTATTGTGTGAAAATAGGTTTCCTCCCAATCCGATAATGGATTACCTTCTCTACTATTGGTTGAATGTAAATATCTTTTTTATTGATCGACGGTAGTGCTCAATTTGATAAAGtatctatatattttattgTGCTTATGTTTTGCTTGTTCTTTTTCCATCTTTTTGTGGATCGAAGGTTAAACAAATTCTTATATCTCTCTGGGTGTTTCATTTGACAAAAGAGCAGTAAGCCAACGACTCATAAGCAAACATCAAAAGGTACAAGTTGGTCTGTCATTTCGTTGGTAATCTTATAAAATTTCATTGGTAAACGAATTATCAACGAATTACTAACCAATCACGATCCGTTATTAAAAAGATCGTTGGTAAATTTTTATCAACGGTTTTTAATTCCGTTAGtaatactaaaaaatttattaatagaattacCGTTAATATTACTAAcgaattttaaattcattagtaaattgagaaaaaaataatttacttcgTTGGTAAATTCGTTAGTAAATTGTCAACCGATTGGAATCGGTTGGTAAatctattgaaaatttaaataattttaaaataattattattttgactaaataataaattttattattaatattattttttattaattcaataagatttaaaattatattattattgttattaaatttttaatttatgtccaatatttattagaaatatatagaaagtgaaaataagaaaagagtaaatgtgagaaaataataaaaaaaagaaagaaaaaagagaaaaaaatgatagaaaaataaaaattatgaaaaagaaggaagaatgaGAGTAGAGTTAAAAGATGATTAgaaaaatgaggaaaaaaagagaaaatgattagagaagaaaataaatgaagagaaaataatagaaaaaatatagatagaaagaaaatgatagaagaaaataatatgagaggaaataatatgaatgataattatagagaaaatgaagaataagagaagaaagagaagaaaataatgggaaagaaaatggagaaagtgaaaggaaaattatgaaagaaaataaagaaaataatagaagagggaagagaatgagataaaaaaaagagataagagataaaaaggaaaataatagaaaaaaaatgagatgaaaaaaatgtgataattatagagaaaatggagaataagagaagaaagggaagaaaataatggaaaagaaaatggagaaaatgaaaagaaaattatggaagaaaataaagaaaacaatAGAGGAAGGAAGAGAATGAGATAAAAAGGAATAAgtgatgaaagaaaaataatagaaaaaaatgagaagaaaaaaaaatgaaataagaaagtgaaatgaaagaaagtaatagaaaaagaaagaaaatgagaaaaagggaaagaaagtgaaagaaataaaaatgagaaaaagggaaagaaagcgaaagaaataaaaatgataaaatgaatgaatgataaaAGGACAACAGATGATGTTATATTTATAAGTAtggattactaacggatttagcAGCGGATttgaatccgttactaaattttaaaaataaaattgggcTTTTTTCTCTTCAAGAATTGCTAAcgaattttaaatttgttagtAATTCGGttggtaataaaaaaatatgggtttttaaaaaaatgaatgccAAAATTTTACGCGGGATgtcaatttaaatttacaaaCAGATTTATTAACGGATGACATTCGTTagtaaatttaacatttttttttcactaattaaataataaattttagtaacgaatttttaaatccgttagtaatttttttaatacattaCTAATCAATTCTAAATCTCttagtaatttaaatatttttttaaatttattaacagaTTAAAATTCGTTAGTAAATTACCAACGAATTTACTAACAGATTTTAAATccattagtaaattttaatactacttattttataaatttataaattaccaACAAATTTTGAAATCCGTTAGTAGTATTAATAGATTATCAACGGATTTCAAATCCGTTGATAAATTTTTacacaaaattttttatattaaaatttattaagaatatgaaattcgttagtaaatctgttattattattagtaaaaTCCATTGgcaaattataattttcttgtAATATCTTCGAGTATATTGCGCtatcttctttttttattatggactagtttaaaattttaccaatccaaaaattaattattaaagctATCAATAATTGCATgtgcttttttttattttcgtctcattttttttagttgttttttttttcctttgagtTTTGATTTGGTTGATTATAGCCTGTAAGTAAAAAAGTGTTTTCTTTAGCTTCTATAACAAATTTAAGTTCAAGCTCAAGCAATCGATATTAGGTGAACTGATACTGATGAATAACCATATCAAGTCTTCTTCAAATTCTAGCAATaggttaatttttaaatttcttttatgtTGGGCTtaggttttatgttttttattgcACCTTATTATTGTAATATGAACTCTTATATTCTTTGCCtttaattctattttaattttttataaaaaaataaaaaaaaaatctttttctcattttaaaaaaaattcatataaaaataataatttaataataaacatGCATACCAATCCTTTCACTTTGAAAAGATTTGTTATAATAACCGACAAAACATTTTTCATCATCATACTTTGTATTGTCTATGTGAGGTCACATCTCATTCATTATCTTTCGGTTTAGTCGGTTGCATCACTTTCAAGTTttggaattttaatttattagggCTTTTAAGGTAATTTATGAGAAAATAGCCATGAGAAATCTGAATCttactatttttataattatatcttaatttttttttaattaataactatACTCCAAATTATAaccataaatttaataaatctaCCGTTATCCATCCtcgttaaatttaatatttattaataaataatatttaatttaaatttaaaaaattaattaaattaagctttttcagattggtatatctgattgtttttaaggttaagtctggtagttttacagaaaaagtttaaaaggctagtagtcgagtcggatcatgtatgggatggttggagttcaggttaggcttgctacgggttctggcggccttaaaccgatctggatcctagcgccgagcagtttggaccgttacagaggggtaccggtttccgggctgttacaacaatATAactatatctggtcctgaaaaattcattaaatgcaaTAGACTCCTAATAATCTATGCATATTCAAATTGAGCAACAGAATCacctctatttttctttaattgagaATTAGAATTATAAGGGGTACTCACTGGTTTGACATCAAAATGTCCAAACTTCCTTAGAAGCTTTTCAATGTAATGCTCTTGTGATAGCATTATAATatcattcttccttatgattctATCACATTTGCTTCTCCCAtatctttcatatcaaatttagaggCAATGAAGTTTTTGTTTTACAAACTATATTATAACTCGTACAGAAAATAAACATATAATCCACatataaagaaataataatagATTCACCATTTATACGTTTTGTATATACATAATTATCAACTTCAACAGAGAAAAAACCATCATTCAACAAAACTTAGTTAAATTTTTCATGCCACTGTTTGGGTGCttattttaaaccatataaggaTTTGAGAAGTTtgcaaattttattttcttgaccAGAAACAATAAAACTATAAGGTTGTATCATATCAATTTCTTCTTCCAAGTCTCCATTTAAAAAAGTTGTTTTAACATCCATTTAATGAATAACGACTTTATGTATAGAAACTAAAGCAATTAATACTCTAATAGAAGAAATTTTATCTATAGGGGCAATCGTGTCAAAATAATCTATATCTTGTTTTTGAGAAAAACTTTTGCCATAATCTTGCTTTATACTTTTCAATTGAACCATTCGggttatattttcttttgaaaatcaATTTACAGCTAATAGGTTTAGTTTCTGGAGGCAAGTCTATTAAAGTCTAATTACCATGTTGAGTAATAgaattaatttcatatttaatttcttCTTTCCAGAAAAGAGTTTCAGAAGATCTAATAGCATCAAAAAAACATACAGGTTGATTTTCAACAAGACACCctcacacttttaaatattctAAGTTAGGTGTATAACCTTTCCAAAACtcatagtgtaacgacccgaaaatcggaccgctacaggcgctaggatccagatcgatttaagagcgccgggacccgtagcaagcctaacatacatcctgcatacctgataaaatcccatacatgatcatacattttcataaaaattaaaactttccgtATACCAAGCTTGATCTGTGCATGttgatttaattttcaattttaaaaattttaaaatatttttattttatttaattttaattaaaaaaattaaaaaaatcaaaacaaatgATGATAATATATTACTTTTGATAATATATATAGATAGATTGGTGCAAGTTTTTCTCTGTGGTTTATTTGTGACTcgatatttttgtatttttttttaattcaatttttttttctcttttccatgAAAAACGATCTgcatcaattgactatcgatgaaaaAGAAGATGTTGTTGTCCTTATTAAGAGTTCTAGAAATATTCCGATTGTCATTTACGATTTCTGTATAGTGGAAATGTTTTTCATATATAATCCaattaattttcagaatatgcagattTTTTTGACAGATATTTAAAGGGTATCTATTATGAAATTAGAGGTAAAAAGATATcagtttcaattttttaataatgttgattttgaaaagcTTGATAAGGAGACTGCAGTCCGAATAAATGATGATACTAAAAAAAAGCCAAGAAACATTAAATATAACGTTGTTACAGGTTTTCATTCCTTTCAACAGGATGTCTCTAATAACACCCTAcgaatgttaatttgacaggCAACGTAACAGTGAAGCGGCTCATCTCGTCAAAGGTCGGGATAGCCGAAAGCAATGATCGTTCTGTGTTGGAACTACCGAGGACCCGGCAATTCTCGGACAGTTAATGTATTGAAGGATTTGCTTACTAGTTACAAGccaaacattttatttttaatggaaacAAAAGTTCTTAATTTTCGTAtggaattttttcataatttcttACATTTTGATAGTTGCTTCTCCGTCAATAGACAAGGATTGGGAGGAGAcatttcgttaatgtggaaaaGTTATGTGTCTGTTTCTGGGGTttgcttttcttcaaattttattatttggtcCTTTCGGAAgataatgttcaatggaggtttactgaTTATTATGGGTTTTCGGAATCGCAACGACCACGTCAGTTTTGGAACTTTATTCGAATTTTATCTCGTAAAAACTCTCTTCCGTAACTTTGTTCTGaaaactttaataatttatgttcgagagatgaaaaagaaaaaggatcatctttaccaaattatcttatacaggGGTTTAGACAGGCATTTGAAGAGCATAtttaccaaattatcttatataagggtttaattttaaataattttaaatctttgttagactGTAGAACCGATATTACTGTTAGATGGGTTCATTGTAATACTCAtctaactgctcatattttGGCTAAAAAATCTATTAGGTATAATTATTTCTCTGTTTGGAATGATATCtctctttatttgatgaaattttattaatacaaccagtagttttgctttaaaaaatataatatacatAGATTacactataattaaaattaaaatattttaattaaattttaaaatattaaaaataaaatataaaaaataaaaaattaattaaaaaatttaatcaatcaaactaaatcgaatcgaattg
This genomic window contains:
- the LOC122722361 gene encoding uncharacterized protein LOC122722361, which gives rise to MGINNLVEEKEKALLGYGYSRSIDDSLEERVSVFLDQFFDDADPSLHAFDYDNHDGHDDHDSFFDHHNTHVHNSMERTIFWESQEALLQEVLERYSMTGSKVRQEISRIIEMGIKERDSCKNLEPINCFRQTVVHLLCQRGFNASLCTSKWNDTKKFPGGKHEYIEVVVSTNRKKKQNPYLIELEFKEQFEIAKACEEYQKLVDHLPKYYIGKADYLNAIVGILCDSAKRSMKEKKIHMGPWRKRSFMQMKWSNSSTKGEESIHDSSSNQFSLLSSSQAHQSCFHFSAAPTVIVT